TGTCGGGAGCAGGAAGATGACGGAGCGCGAAGGCGGCGTGCCGGCGGCGGGGGAGAGGCGGTACAAAGGGGTGCGGCTGCGGAAATGGGGGCGGTGGGTGTCGGAGATCCGGCTGCCCAACAGCCGCAAGCGGATATGGCTCGGGTCATACGACTCACCCGAGAAGGCGGCCCGGGCCTTCGACGCCGCCGCCGCGTGCCTCCGCGGCCGCCTCGCGCGGCTCAACTTCCCCGAGACGCCCCCGCCCCGGACGGCCCAGCGGCTCACACACCTGCAGATCCAGGCCGCCGCCGCCCGCCACGCGGCCTCCGCGTCCACGCCGCCGCAGCTGTGGCATCCCCGCGCCGCGAGCTCCCCGTCGGAGGATGCCTCGGACGGGTTCACGGCCGGGAGCGAGGACACGCTCGACTGGTCGTTCATGGACTCGCAGGAGGCGGCAGCGGCGCTGGCGGGAGCCGGAGAGTTCCCGGACTTGATGGACGACTTCATGTGTGACTTCTTCTCGCCGGTGCAGATGACGGCGCCACTGGCGGAAGTGGTGGAGGATCAGTGCCCCATAGATTTGGGTTCGAATTCTTTTCTGTGGAGCTTCTGAAAGAATATAAACAGCGACACAAAGAATCAACAACGGTTCATTAGATAACTGTATGTCTCACGGTTTGGTCACAGAAAGAGAAGGATGAGCTCGAAgagttgttcttcttcttcttctccgctgGCGACGTTTCTGACGTCTGCTTGGAGATTTTAACTCCGCCATTTAATCTCTTCCTCAATAATAAATTCTCACTATATTCTTTCAAACAAGATGTACGTGAAAACAAGATAAAGATGCACAAGGAAGACCATATATAGCACAAGAACAACGATGGCCTGTGAGAG
This genomic stretch from Musa acuminata AAA Group cultivar baxijiao chromosome BXJ3-9, Cavendish_Baxijiao_AAA, whole genome shotgun sequence harbors:
- the LOC135650220 gene encoding ethylene-responsive transcription factor ERF017-like translates to MTEREGGVPAAGERRYKGVRLRKWGRWVSEIRLPNSRKRIWLGSYDSPEKAARAFDAAAACLRGRLARLNFPETPPPRTAQRLTHLQIQAAAARHAASASTPPQLWHPRAASSPSEDASDGFTAGSEDTLDWSFMDSQEAAAALAGAGEFPDLMDDFMCDFFSPVQMTAPLAEVVEDQCPIDLGSNSFLWSF